One stretch of Urocitellus parryii isolate mUroPar1 chromosome 12, mUroPar1.hap1, whole genome shotgun sequence DNA includes these proteins:
- the Wdr54 gene encoding WD repeat-containing protein 54 isoform X2, which produces MFRRERSVPLRGSAAALCNNLSVLQLPARNLMHFAVVHGPSAQLLSAAPEGVPLAQRQLHAKEGAGVSPPLITQVHWCVLPFRVLLVLTSHRGIQMYESDGSIMVYWHALDSGDTSSVQAVFARGIAASGHFICVGTWTGRVLVFDIPPKGPNIVLSEELAGHQTAVTDIATEPAQGQDSVADMVTADDSGLLCVWRSGSEFTLLTRIPGFGIPCPSVQLWQGIIAAGYGNGQIRLYEATTGTLHVQINAHARAICALDLAPEMGKLLSAAEDTFVHIWKLRRSPESGYIEVEHCHGECVSDIQVCGARFCDPSGNSFAVTGYDLAEILRYSSV; this is translated from the exons ATGTTCCGCCGGGAGCGCTCCGTCCCCCTTCGAGGCTCAGCCGCCGCCCTGTGTAACAACCTCAGCGTGCTGCAGCTGCCCGCCCGCAACCTCATGCATTTTGCTGTGGTCCACGGACCAAGCGCCCAGCTTCTCAGCGCTGCCCCTGAGGGTGTACCATTGGCCCAGCGCCAGCTTCACGCCAAAGAGGGCGCTGGAGTGAGCCCCCCACTTATCACTCAG GTCCACTGGTGTGTCCTCCCCTTCCGAGTACTGCTGGTACTCACCTCACATCGAGGGATACAG ATGTATGAGTCTGATGGTTCCATCATGGTCTACTGGCATGCACTGGATTCTGGAGATACCTCTTCAG TACAGGCTGTGTTTGCTCGAGGAATTGCTGCCAGTGGCCACTTCATCTGTGTGG GAACATGGACAGGACGGGTGCTGGTGTTTGACATCCCACCAAAGGGTCCCAACATTGTACTGAGTGAGGAGCTGGCTGGACACCAGACAGCAGTCACAGATATTGCAACGGAGCCTGCCCAGGGACAG GATAGCGTGGCTGACATGGTGACAGCTGATGATTCAGGCTTGTTGTGTGTCTGGCGATCAGGGTCTGAATTCACATTACTGACCCGCATTCCAGGATTCGG GATACCATGCCCCTCTGTGCAGCTATGGCAGGGGATCATAGCAGCAGGCTATGGGAACGGCCAAATTCGTCTATATGAGGCCACTACAGGAACTCTACATGTCCAGATCAATGCCCACGCACGGGCCATCTGTGCCCTGGACCTCGCTCCTGAGATGGGCAAG ctaCTCTCTGCAGCTGAGGACACCTTTGTACACATCTGGAAGCTAAGAAGAAGCCCAGAGAGTGGCTACATTGAG GTGGAACACTGTCATGGTGAGTGTGTATCTGACATCCAAGTGTGTGGTGCTCGATTCTGTGATCCCTCAGGCAACTCCTTTGCTGTGACTGGCTATGACCTCGCTGAGATCCTGAGATACAGCAGTGTGTGA
- the C12H2orf81 gene encoding uncharacterized protein C2orf81 homolog isoform X2 — MAHDGSRQARDRGMTRSKAEKARPPTVTVPQVEIVPGRLNEAEWIALTAIEEGEDVVGDILADLLARVMDSAFQVYLTQQCIPFTISQAREAMLQITEWRFLARDEGESAVAEDPTWGEDEEPLACTTDAWAQGSVPVLHTPASEVLEENCQVEDLENLDRIPLRRSWPGRASQELTESRERSLSVTLGPQPNPELFQEAELGDTLEEPDRGARSHSSLVGFLNGSVPSLEVELAESPRPFLELSQVALPPASVGSQSPQHLRSPLSLEDFYSCISQPDAAGDQLKRKTQAMSPNASGVLVPFSSKGDTSALSASVSSQSQQSVYLDSRRGALQSRVDRKAAEVRLDPARLPRHWVRPLAEVLVPDSKVHPLEAYRKRQRGKIQAQVGLQAPGPHVPASLAAFFPLQSDVPFRAVSPEPRLQLPTLNLGPPSLSFGSKLPFPSPGIHFLDTHPAVVEAAHRSSPSVWPRAKWPSGWEREADLLGNLWAGRTRVPPQGLGLAEKEGQASGWPQTMPQVLEATSQVFWKPVLVPEAVKLTPGVSMWNRSTQVLLNSAVSQEEAKDEGGTSPAVEQRPIQKGVSKPHVTAEQLTKSATPKVWLLPSKPMPHSGS; from the exons ATGGCGCATGATGGCTCG AGGCAGGCCCGAGACCGAGGGATGACCCGATCCAAGGCTGAGAAGGCGCGACCGCCCACGGTGACCGTGCCACAGGTGGAGATCGTGCCTGGGCGGCTTAATGAGGCCGAATGGATCGCGTTAACCGCTATCGAGGAGGGCGAGGACGTAGTGGGGGACATCCTGGCGGATCTGCTGGCTCGAGTCATGGATTCCGCCTTCCAAGTCTACCTGACCCAGCAG TGCATTCCATTTACCATCAGTCAGGCCCGGGAAGCCATGCTGCAGATCACTGAGTGGCGCTTCCTGGCTCGGGACGAGGGAGAATCAGCAGTGGCTGAGGACCCCACATGGGGCGAGGATGAAGAGCCCCTGGCGTGCACGACCGATGCTTGGGCTCAGGGCTCTGTACCCGTGCTGCACACACCTGCCTCGGAGGTTCTGGAGGAGAACTGCCAAGTTGAA GACCTGGAGAACCTGGACCGGATCCCTTTAAGAAGATCGTGGCCTGGAAGAGCCTCCCAAGAACTGACGGAATCTCGGGAGCGTTCTCTGAGTGTCACCTTGGGTCCCCAGCCCAATCCGGAGCTGTTTCAGGAGGCAGAGCTCGGGGATACTCTGGAGGAACCTGATCGTGGGGCAAGAAGCCACTCTTCTTTGGTTGGGTTCTTGAATGGGAGTGTACCGTCATTGGAAGTGGAACTTGCAGAGAGTCCTCGTCCTTTCCTGGAGCTGTCCCAGGTAGCCCTTCCCCCGGCCTCTGTGGGGAGCCAGAGCCCACAGCACCTCAGGTCCCCCCTGTCGCTGGAGGACTTCTACTCTTGCATTTCCCAACCAGACGCAGCTGGGGACCAGTTGAAGCGCAAGACCCAGGCGATGTCCCCCAATGCCTCAGGCGTGTTAGTACCCTTCTCCTCCAAGGGCGACACCAGTGCCCTCAGTGCATCAGTGTCCTCCCAGTCGCAGCAGTCTGTGTACTTGGATTCACGGCGTGGCGCGCTTCAGTCCAGGGTGGATCGCAAGGCAGCCGAAGTGCGCTTGGACCCTGCGCGGCTTCCCCGCCACTGGGTGCGCCCCTTGGCTGAGGTCTTGGTTCCAGACTCCAAGGTTCACCCCTTGGAAGCCTACCGTAAGCGTCAGCGGGGAAAGATCCAGGCCCAGGTTGGACTCCAAGCCCCTGGCCCCCATGTCCCTGCATCTCTGGCTGCGTTCTTCCCTTTACAATCTGACGTTCCTTTCCGTGCTGTGAGCCCAGAACCCAGACTCCAATTACCCACTTTAAACTTAGGCCCACCATCACTATCCTTTGGGTCGAAGCTACCTTTCCCAAGCCCTGGGATTCATTTCCTTGACACACACCCGGCAGTTGTTGAAGCTGCTCATAGGTCCAGCCCCAGTGTGTGGCCCAGAGCCAAGTGGCCCAGTGGCTGGGAGAGGGAGGCTGACCTGCTGGGCAACCTGTGGGCTGGCCGCACCCGTGTGCCCCCACAGGGCCTGGGGCTTGCTGAAAAGGAAGGCCAGGCTTCTGGATGGCCCCAAACAATGCCTCAGGTCCTTGAGGCTACATCCCAGGTATTCTGGAAGCCAGTGTTAGTGCCAGAAGCAGTGAAGTTGACTCCTGGTGTGAGCATGTGGAACCGTAGCACCCAGGTGCTGCTTAACTCTGCTGTGTCCCAAGAGGAAGCCAA
- the C12H2orf81 gene encoding uncharacterized protein C2orf81 homolog isoform X3, translating into MAHDGSERQERQARDRGMTRSKAEKARPPTVTVPQCIPFTISQAREAMLQITEWRFLARDEGESAVAEDPTWGEDEEPLACTTDAWAQGSVPVLHTPASEVLEENCQVEVSLLPRLPFLTSHHPGAFPQDLENLDRIPLRRSWPGRASQELTESRERSLSVTLGPQPNPELFQEAELGDTLEEPDRGARSHSSLVGFLNGSVPSLEVELAESPRPFLELSQVALPPASVGSQSPQHLRSPLSLEDFYSCISQPDAAGDQLKRKTQAMSPNASGVLVPFSSKGDTSALSASVSSQSQQSVYLDSRRGALQSRVDRKAAEVRLDPARLPRHWVRPLAEVLVPDSKVHPLEAYRKRQRGKIQAQVGLQAPGPHVPASLAAFFPLQSDVPFRAVSPEPRLQLPTLNLGPPSLSFGSKLPFPSPGIHFLDTHPAVVEAAHRSSPSVWPRAKWPSGWEREADLLGNLWAGRTRVPPQGLGLAEKEGQASGWPQTMPQVLEATSQVFWKPVLVPEAVKLTPGVSMWNRSTQVLLNSAVSQEEAKDEGGTSPAVEQRPIQKGVSKPHVTAEQLTKSATPKVWLLPSKPMPHSGS; encoded by the exons ATGGCGCATGATGGCTCG GAAAGACAGGAGAGGCAGGCCCGAGACCGAGGGATGACCCGATCCAAGGCTGAGAAGGCGCGACCGCCCACGGTGACCGTGCCACAG TGCATTCCATTTACCATCAGTCAGGCCCGGGAAGCCATGCTGCAGATCACTGAGTGGCGCTTCCTGGCTCGGGACGAGGGAGAATCAGCAGTGGCTGAGGACCCCACATGGGGCGAGGATGAAGAGCCCCTGGCGTGCACGACCGATGCTTGGGCTCAGGGCTCTGTACCCGTGCTGCACACACCTGCCTCGGAGGTTCTGGAGGAGAACTGCCAAGTTGAAGTAAGCCTCCTTCCTAGGCT tccctttctgacCTCTCACCATCCCGGTGCATTTCCCCAGGACCTGGAGAACCTGGACCGGATCCCTTTAAGAAGATCGTGGCCTGGAAGAGCCTCCCAAGAACTGACGGAATCTCGGGAGCGTTCTCTGAGTGTCACCTTGGGTCCCCAGCCCAATCCGGAGCTGTTTCAGGAGGCAGAGCTCGGGGATACTCTGGAGGAACCTGATCGTGGGGCAAGAAGCCACTCTTCTTTGGTTGGGTTCTTGAATGGGAGTGTACCGTCATTGGAAGTGGAACTTGCAGAGAGTCCTCGTCCTTTCCTGGAGCTGTCCCAGGTAGCCCTTCCCCCGGCCTCTGTGGGGAGCCAGAGCCCACAGCACCTCAGGTCCCCCCTGTCGCTGGAGGACTTCTACTCTTGCATTTCCCAACCAGACGCAGCTGGGGACCAGTTGAAGCGCAAGACCCAGGCGATGTCCCCCAATGCCTCAGGCGTGTTAGTACCCTTCTCCTCCAAGGGCGACACCAGTGCCCTCAGTGCATCAGTGTCCTCCCAGTCGCAGCAGTCTGTGTACTTGGATTCACGGCGTGGCGCGCTTCAGTCCAGGGTGGATCGCAAGGCAGCCGAAGTGCGCTTGGACCCTGCGCGGCTTCCCCGCCACTGGGTGCGCCCCTTGGCTGAGGTCTTGGTTCCAGACTCCAAGGTTCACCCCTTGGAAGCCTACCGTAAGCGTCAGCGGGGAAAGATCCAGGCCCAGGTTGGACTCCAAGCCCCTGGCCCCCATGTCCCTGCATCTCTGGCTGCGTTCTTCCCTTTACAATCTGACGTTCCTTTCCGTGCTGTGAGCCCAGAACCCAGACTCCAATTACCCACTTTAAACTTAGGCCCACCATCACTATCCTTTGGGTCGAAGCTACCTTTCCCAAGCCCTGGGATTCATTTCCTTGACACACACCCGGCAGTTGTTGAAGCTGCTCATAGGTCCAGCCCCAGTGTGTGGCCCAGAGCCAAGTGGCCCAGTGGCTGGGAGAGGGAGGCTGACCTGCTGGGCAACCTGTGGGCTGGCCGCACCCGTGTGCCCCCACAGGGCCTGGGGCTTGCTGAAAAGGAAGGCCAGGCTTCTGGATGGCCCCAAACAATGCCTCAGGTCCTTGAGGCTACATCCCAGGTATTCTGGAAGCCAGTGTTAGTGCCAGAAGCAGTGAAGTTGACTCCTGGTGTGAGCATGTGGAACCGTAGCACCCAGGTGCTGCTTAACTCTGCTGTGTCCCAAGAGGAAGCCAA
- the Wdr54 gene encoding WD repeat-containing protein 54 isoform X1 produces the protein MVAADSERPKDPAVRMFRRERSVPLRGSAAALCNNLSVLQLPARNLMHFAVVHGPSAQLLSAAPEGVPLAQRQLHAKEGAGVSPPLITQVHWCVLPFRVLLVLTSHRGIQMYESDGSIMVYWHALDSGDTSSVQAVFARGIAASGHFICVGTWTGRVLVFDIPPKGPNIVLSEELAGHQTAVTDIATEPAQGQDSVADMVTADDSGLLCVWRSGSEFTLLTRIPGFGIPCPSVQLWQGIIAAGYGNGQIRLYEATTGTLHVQINAHARAICALDLAPEMGKLLSAAEDTFVHIWKLRRSPESGYIEVEHCHGECVSDIQVCGARFCDPSGNSFAVTGYDLAEILRYSSV, from the exons ATGGTGGCGGCGGATTCGGAGAGACCGAAGGATCCAGCAGTCAG GATGTTCCGCCGGGAGCGCTCCGTCCCCCTTCGAGGCTCAGCCGCCGCCCTGTGTAACAACCTCAGCGTGCTGCAGCTGCCCGCCCGCAACCTCATGCATTTTGCTGTGGTCCACGGACCAAGCGCCCAGCTTCTCAGCGCTGCCCCTGAGGGTGTACCATTGGCCCAGCGCCAGCTTCACGCCAAAGAGGGCGCTGGAGTGAGCCCCCCACTTATCACTCAG GTCCACTGGTGTGTCCTCCCCTTCCGAGTACTGCTGGTACTCACCTCACATCGAGGGATACAG ATGTATGAGTCTGATGGTTCCATCATGGTCTACTGGCATGCACTGGATTCTGGAGATACCTCTTCAG TACAGGCTGTGTTTGCTCGAGGAATTGCTGCCAGTGGCCACTTCATCTGTGTGG GAACATGGACAGGACGGGTGCTGGTGTTTGACATCCCACCAAAGGGTCCCAACATTGTACTGAGTGAGGAGCTGGCTGGACACCAGACAGCAGTCACAGATATTGCAACGGAGCCTGCCCAGGGACAG GATAGCGTGGCTGACATGGTGACAGCTGATGATTCAGGCTTGTTGTGTGTCTGGCGATCAGGGTCTGAATTCACATTACTGACCCGCATTCCAGGATTCGG GATACCATGCCCCTCTGTGCAGCTATGGCAGGGGATCATAGCAGCAGGCTATGGGAACGGCCAAATTCGTCTATATGAGGCCACTACAGGAACTCTACATGTCCAGATCAATGCCCACGCACGGGCCATCTGTGCCCTGGACCTCGCTCCTGAGATGGGCAAG ctaCTCTCTGCAGCTGAGGACACCTTTGTACACATCTGGAAGCTAAGAAGAAGCCCAGAGAGTGGCTACATTGAG GTGGAACACTGTCATGGTGAGTGTGTATCTGACATCCAAGTGTGTGGTGCTCGATTCTGTGATCCCTCAGGCAACTCCTTTGCTGTGACTGGCTATGACCTCGCTGAGATCCTGAGATACAGCAGTGTGTGA
- the C12H2orf81 gene encoding uncharacterized protein C2orf81 homolog isoform X1 produces the protein MAHDGSERQERQARDRGMTRSKAEKARPPTVTVPQVEIVPGRLNEAEWIALTAIEEGEDVVGDILADLLARVMDSAFQVYLTQQCIPFTISQAREAMLQITEWRFLARDEGESAVAEDPTWGEDEEPLACTTDAWAQGSVPVLHTPASEVLEENCQVEVSLLPRLPFLTSHHPGAFPQDLENLDRIPLRRSWPGRASQELTESRERSLSVTLGPQPNPELFQEAELGDTLEEPDRGARSHSSLVGFLNGSVPSLEVELAESPRPFLELSQVALPPASVGSQSPQHLRSPLSLEDFYSCISQPDAAGDQLKRKTQAMSPNASGVLVPFSSKGDTSALSASVSSQSQQSVYLDSRRGALQSRVDRKAAEVRLDPARLPRHWVRPLAEVLVPDSKVHPLEAYRKRQRGKIQAQVGLQAPGPHVPASLAAFFPLQSDVPFRAVSPEPRLQLPTLNLGPPSLSFGSKLPFPSPGIHFLDTHPAVVEAAHRSSPSVWPRAKWPSGWEREADLLGNLWAGRTRVPPQGLGLAEKEGQASGWPQTMPQVLEATSQVFWKPVLVPEAVKLTPGVSMWNRSTQVLLNSAVSQEEAKDEGGTSPAVEQRPIQKGVSKPHVTAEQLTKSATPKVWLLPSKPMPHSGS, from the exons ATGGCGCATGATGGCTCG GAAAGACAGGAGAGGCAGGCCCGAGACCGAGGGATGACCCGATCCAAGGCTGAGAAGGCGCGACCGCCCACGGTGACCGTGCCACAGGTGGAGATCGTGCCTGGGCGGCTTAATGAGGCCGAATGGATCGCGTTAACCGCTATCGAGGAGGGCGAGGACGTAGTGGGGGACATCCTGGCGGATCTGCTGGCTCGAGTCATGGATTCCGCCTTCCAAGTCTACCTGACCCAGCAG TGCATTCCATTTACCATCAGTCAGGCCCGGGAAGCCATGCTGCAGATCACTGAGTGGCGCTTCCTGGCTCGGGACGAGGGAGAATCAGCAGTGGCTGAGGACCCCACATGGGGCGAGGATGAAGAGCCCCTGGCGTGCACGACCGATGCTTGGGCTCAGGGCTCTGTACCCGTGCTGCACACACCTGCCTCGGAGGTTCTGGAGGAGAACTGCCAAGTTGAAGTAAGCCTCCTTCCTAGGCT tccctttctgacCTCTCACCATCCCGGTGCATTTCCCCAGGACCTGGAGAACCTGGACCGGATCCCTTTAAGAAGATCGTGGCCTGGAAGAGCCTCCCAAGAACTGACGGAATCTCGGGAGCGTTCTCTGAGTGTCACCTTGGGTCCCCAGCCCAATCCGGAGCTGTTTCAGGAGGCAGAGCTCGGGGATACTCTGGAGGAACCTGATCGTGGGGCAAGAAGCCACTCTTCTTTGGTTGGGTTCTTGAATGGGAGTGTACCGTCATTGGAAGTGGAACTTGCAGAGAGTCCTCGTCCTTTCCTGGAGCTGTCCCAGGTAGCCCTTCCCCCGGCCTCTGTGGGGAGCCAGAGCCCACAGCACCTCAGGTCCCCCCTGTCGCTGGAGGACTTCTACTCTTGCATTTCCCAACCAGACGCAGCTGGGGACCAGTTGAAGCGCAAGACCCAGGCGATGTCCCCCAATGCCTCAGGCGTGTTAGTACCCTTCTCCTCCAAGGGCGACACCAGTGCCCTCAGTGCATCAGTGTCCTCCCAGTCGCAGCAGTCTGTGTACTTGGATTCACGGCGTGGCGCGCTTCAGTCCAGGGTGGATCGCAAGGCAGCCGAAGTGCGCTTGGACCCTGCGCGGCTTCCCCGCCACTGGGTGCGCCCCTTGGCTGAGGTCTTGGTTCCAGACTCCAAGGTTCACCCCTTGGAAGCCTACCGTAAGCGTCAGCGGGGAAAGATCCAGGCCCAGGTTGGACTCCAAGCCCCTGGCCCCCATGTCCCTGCATCTCTGGCTGCGTTCTTCCCTTTACAATCTGACGTTCCTTTCCGTGCTGTGAGCCCAGAACCCAGACTCCAATTACCCACTTTAAACTTAGGCCCACCATCACTATCCTTTGGGTCGAAGCTACCTTTCCCAAGCCCTGGGATTCATTTCCTTGACACACACCCGGCAGTTGTTGAAGCTGCTCATAGGTCCAGCCCCAGTGTGTGGCCCAGAGCCAAGTGGCCCAGTGGCTGGGAGAGGGAGGCTGACCTGCTGGGCAACCTGTGGGCTGGCCGCACCCGTGTGCCCCCACAGGGCCTGGGGCTTGCTGAAAAGGAAGGCCAGGCTTCTGGATGGCCCCAAACAATGCCTCAGGTCCTTGAGGCTACATCCCAGGTATTCTGGAAGCCAGTGTTAGTGCCAGAAGCAGTGAAGTTGACTCCTGGTGTGAGCATGTGGAACCGTAGCACCCAGGTGCTGCTTAACTCTGCTGTGTCCCAAGAGGAAGCCAA
- the C12H2orf81 gene encoding uncharacterized protein C2orf81 homolog isoform X4 — protein sequence MDSAFQVYLTQQCIPFTISQAREAMLQITEWRFLARDEGESAVAEDPTWGEDEEPLACTTDAWAQGSVPVLHTPASEVLEENCQVEDLENLDRIPLRRSWPGRASQELTESRERSLSVTLGPQPNPELFQEAELGDTLEEPDRGARSHSSLVGFLNGSVPSLEVELAESPRPFLELSQVALPPASVGSQSPQHLRSPLSLEDFYSCISQPDAAGDQLKRKTQAMSPNASGVLVPFSSKGDTSALSASVSSQSQQSVYLDSRRGALQSRVDRKAAEVRLDPARLPRHWVRPLAEVLVPDSKVHPLEAYRKRQRGKIQAQVGLQAPGPHVPASLAAFFPLQSDVPFRAVSPEPRLQLPTLNLGPPSLSFGSKLPFPSPGIHFLDTHPAVVEAAHRSSPSVWPRAKWPSGWEREADLLGNLWAGRTRVPPQGLGLAEKEGQASGWPQTMPQVLEATSQVFWKPVLVPEAVKLTPGVSMWNRSTQVLLNSAVSQEEAKDEGGTSPAVEQRPIQKGVSKPHVTAEQLTKSATPKVWLLPSKPMPHSGS from the exons ATGGATTCCGCCTTCCAAGTCTACCTGACCCAGCAG TGCATTCCATTTACCATCAGTCAGGCCCGGGAAGCCATGCTGCAGATCACTGAGTGGCGCTTCCTGGCTCGGGACGAGGGAGAATCAGCAGTGGCTGAGGACCCCACATGGGGCGAGGATGAAGAGCCCCTGGCGTGCACGACCGATGCTTGGGCTCAGGGCTCTGTACCCGTGCTGCACACACCTGCCTCGGAGGTTCTGGAGGAGAACTGCCAAGTTGAA GACCTGGAGAACCTGGACCGGATCCCTTTAAGAAGATCGTGGCCTGGAAGAGCCTCCCAAGAACTGACGGAATCTCGGGAGCGTTCTCTGAGTGTCACCTTGGGTCCCCAGCCCAATCCGGAGCTGTTTCAGGAGGCAGAGCTCGGGGATACTCTGGAGGAACCTGATCGTGGGGCAAGAAGCCACTCTTCTTTGGTTGGGTTCTTGAATGGGAGTGTACCGTCATTGGAAGTGGAACTTGCAGAGAGTCCTCGTCCTTTCCTGGAGCTGTCCCAGGTAGCCCTTCCCCCGGCCTCTGTGGGGAGCCAGAGCCCACAGCACCTCAGGTCCCCCCTGTCGCTGGAGGACTTCTACTCTTGCATTTCCCAACCAGACGCAGCTGGGGACCAGTTGAAGCGCAAGACCCAGGCGATGTCCCCCAATGCCTCAGGCGTGTTAGTACCCTTCTCCTCCAAGGGCGACACCAGTGCCCTCAGTGCATCAGTGTCCTCCCAGTCGCAGCAGTCTGTGTACTTGGATTCACGGCGTGGCGCGCTTCAGTCCAGGGTGGATCGCAAGGCAGCCGAAGTGCGCTTGGACCCTGCGCGGCTTCCCCGCCACTGGGTGCGCCCCTTGGCTGAGGTCTTGGTTCCAGACTCCAAGGTTCACCCCTTGGAAGCCTACCGTAAGCGTCAGCGGGGAAAGATCCAGGCCCAGGTTGGACTCCAAGCCCCTGGCCCCCATGTCCCTGCATCTCTGGCTGCGTTCTTCCCTTTACAATCTGACGTTCCTTTCCGTGCTGTGAGCCCAGAACCCAGACTCCAATTACCCACTTTAAACTTAGGCCCACCATCACTATCCTTTGGGTCGAAGCTACCTTTCCCAAGCCCTGGGATTCATTTCCTTGACACACACCCGGCAGTTGTTGAAGCTGCTCATAGGTCCAGCCCCAGTGTGTGGCCCAGAGCCAAGTGGCCCAGTGGCTGGGAGAGGGAGGCTGACCTGCTGGGCAACCTGTGGGCTGGCCGCACCCGTGTGCCCCCACAGGGCCTGGGGCTTGCTGAAAAGGAAGGCCAGGCTTCTGGATGGCCCCAAACAATGCCTCAGGTCCTTGAGGCTACATCCCAGGTATTCTGGAAGCCAGTGTTAGTGCCAGAAGCAGTGAAGTTGACTCCTGGTGTGAGCATGTGGAACCGTAGCACCCAGGTGCTGCTTAACTCTGCTGTGTCCCAAGAGGAAGCCAA